From a region of the Acinetobacter calcoaceticus genome:
- a CDS encoding riboflavin synthase translates to MFTGIIESLGKVESLQSVGGDVRLRIQTDLDMSDVHLGDSIATNGICLTVIEWGDNWYAADVSRESLNRTTLGHWKVGQRVNVEKAMLPTTRFGGHIVSGHVDGVGEITVVREDARSIYYEVTAPAELAKYLAEKGSVTVDGISLTINHLRGNILSLNLIPHTAERTNIGTWQVGSKVNLEVDVLARYIERLLLGDKAAEQKTESNISMSFLAENGFLK, encoded by the coding sequence ATGTTTACAGGCATTATTGAAAGTTTAGGAAAAGTTGAAAGCCTGCAAAGTGTAGGTGGAGATGTGCGTTTACGTATTCAGACTGATCTGGATATGTCAGATGTACATTTGGGTGACTCGATTGCAACCAATGGTATTTGCCTCACCGTGATTGAATGGGGTGATAATTGGTATGCTGCCGATGTTTCTCGTGAAAGCTTGAACCGAACGACTTTGGGTCACTGGAAAGTTGGGCAACGTGTCAATGTTGAAAAGGCAATGTTACCGACAACACGCTTTGGTGGACATATTGTAAGTGGTCACGTTGATGGCGTGGGTGAAATTACCGTAGTACGGGAAGACGCTCGTTCAATCTATTATGAAGTTACGGCACCCGCAGAACTTGCTAAATATTTAGCGGAAAAAGGTTCTGTGACCGTAGATGGTATTAGTTTAACGATTAACCACTTACGTGGAAATATTTTAAGCTTGAACTTAATTCCGCATACAGCAGAGCGTACTAATATTGGAACTTGGCAAGTCGGCAGCAAGGTAAACCTTGAAGTCGATGTTTTAGCGCGTTATATCGAGCGTTTATTACTAGGTGACAAGGCTGCTGAACAAAAAACAGAGTCAAATATTAGTATGTCTTTTTTAGCTGAGAATGGCTTTTTAAAATAA